A window of the Phytoactinopolyspora mesophila genome harbors these coding sequences:
- the galK gene encoding galactokinase produces the protein MTKSVVGSAPGRVNLIGEHTDYNGGFALPLAIPQRTTATVTARNDDLVSASSRASGMDPVEFSVNTAPGDVTGWGAYVAGVFWALRQAGHEVPGANLRVDSDVPTGAGLSSSAALECAVLVALDTLAGLELEPSTMALLGQQAENGYVGAPTGALDQMASMHGRDGHVVLFDAARGTAEPVPCDLDAAGLTLLVIDTQAPHRHADSEYGARRQTCEAAAEALGVPSLREVQQEPAETILAKLDDDVARRRVRHVLGENQRVSETVELLRAGRIRDIGALLTASHVSLRDDYEVTVPELDVAVDAALEAGALGARMTGGGFGGSIVALVDTARASLVGDEVHRAFARHGFTAPHVFTAIPSAGASATA, from the coding sequence ATGACGAAATCGGTTGTCGGGTCGGCGCCGGGGCGCGTCAACCTGATCGGCGAACACACCGACTACAACGGCGGCTTCGCACTACCGCTGGCTATCCCACAGCGGACCACGGCGACAGTCACCGCCCGCAACGACGATCTGGTCAGCGCGTCGTCACGCGCATCCGGCATGGATCCTGTCGAGTTCAGCGTCAACACGGCACCCGGCGACGTCACGGGCTGGGGTGCATATGTGGCAGGGGTGTTCTGGGCGCTGCGGCAGGCCGGGCACGAGGTTCCGGGCGCCAACCTGCGGGTCGACAGCGACGTGCCGACCGGTGCCGGGCTGTCGTCGTCGGCCGCCCTCGAATGCGCCGTGCTGGTGGCGCTCGACACCCTGGCCGGCCTCGAACTGGAGCCCAGCACCATGGCGCTGCTCGGGCAGCAGGCGGAGAACGGCTACGTGGGCGCTCCAACCGGCGCCTTGGACCAGATGGCATCGATGCACGGCAGGGACGGCCACGTCGTCCTCTTCGACGCCGCCCGGGGCACGGCCGAGCCGGTGCCCTGCGACCTCGACGCCGCGGGGCTCACCTTGCTGGTCATCGACACACAAGCGCCGCACCGTCATGCCGACAGCGAGTACGGCGCCCGCCGCCAGACGTGCGAAGCCGCGGCGGAGGCCCTCGGTGTGCCGAGCTTGCGTGAGGTCCAGCAAGAGCCCGCCGAGACGATCCTGGCGAAGCTGGACGACGACGTCGCGCGCCGGCGAGTGCGACACGTGCTCGGCGAGAACCAGCGCGTGTCCGAGACGGTGGAGCTGCTGCGTGCCGGGCGGATACGCGATATCGGCGCGTTGCTCACTGCCTCGCATGTATCGCTGCGGGACGACTACGAGGTGACGGTCCCGGAGCTCGACGTCGCCGTGGACGCCGCGCTGGAAGCCGGAGCGCTCGGCGCCCGGATGACCGGAGGTGGTTTCGGCGGTTCCATCGTCGCCCTGGTCGACACGGCACGGGCCAGCCTCGTGGGTGATGAGGTCCATCGAGCCTTCGCCCGGCACGGCTTCACCGCACCACATGTGTTCACTGCCATTCCGTCGGCGGGCGCCTCGGCTACGGCCTGA
- the purH gene encoding bifunctional phosphoribosylaminoimidazolecarboxamide formyltransferase/IMP cyclohydrolase yields MSATHTSAPGSPAGQIPITRALISVYDKTGLDELARGLHEAGVAIVSTGSTAARIADGGIPVTRVEDLTGFPECLDGRVKTLHPKVHAGLLADLRLDSHRGQLAELDIEPFTLVVCNLYPFAATVASGAGPDEVIEQIDIGGPSMVRASAKNHASVAVVVDPSRYGEVLEAIRTGGFTLAERQRLAADAFVHTATYDVAVASWMGNVLTDSSGGSGFPAWVGGTWERAAVLRYGENPHQNAALYRSGVVPSGLAGAEQLHGKEMSYNNYVDADAAWRSAHDFDEPAVAIIKHANPCGIAVGEDVAEAHRKAHATDPVSAFGGVIAVNRPVSGTAAEQIAEVFTEVVVAPGFDDEALKTLSQKKNIRLLRVGPGAAPPVETRHISGGLLLQQVDRVDAAGDDPATWTLAAGDAADDATLADLAFAWRAVRSVKSNAILLASGGAAVGVGMGQVNRVDSARLAVSRAGERATGSVAASDAFFPFPDGLKVLIDGGVRAVVQPGGSVRDDEVIEAARAAGVTMYLTGARHFFH; encoded by the coding sequence ATGAGCGCCACCCATACCTCCGCGCCTGGTTCGCCGGCTGGGCAGATTCCGATCACCCGCGCACTGATCAGCGTCTACGACAAGACCGGGCTCGACGAGCTGGCACGCGGCCTGCACGAGGCCGGCGTCGCCATCGTGTCGACCGGATCCACCGCGGCGCGTATCGCCGACGGCGGTATCCCGGTCACCCGGGTCGAGGACCTCACCGGATTCCCGGAATGCCTCGACGGCCGCGTCAAGACGCTGCACCCCAAGGTGCATGCCGGCCTGCTCGCCGACCTCCGGCTGGACAGCCATCGTGGACAGCTCGCCGAATTGGACATCGAGCCGTTCACGCTGGTCGTGTGCAACCTCTACCCCTTCGCCGCGACAGTGGCCTCCGGTGCCGGCCCGGACGAGGTGATCGAGCAGATCGACATCGGCGGGCCGTCGATGGTCCGGGCGTCGGCCAAGAATCATGCCAGCGTGGCGGTCGTCGTGGATCCGTCTCGTTACGGCGAGGTGCTCGAGGCGATCCGTACGGGCGGGTTCACCCTGGCTGAGCGCCAGAGGCTCGCCGCCGACGCCTTTGTGCACACCGCCACGTACGACGTCGCGGTCGCCTCGTGGATGGGCAACGTGCTCACCGACTCGTCCGGCGGCAGTGGATTCCCGGCTTGGGTGGGTGGCACGTGGGAGCGGGCCGCGGTGCTGCGCTACGGCGAAAACCCCCACCAGAATGCCGCGCTCTACCGCTCTGGAGTGGTGCCGAGCGGCCTGGCCGGTGCCGAGCAGTTGCACGGCAAGGAGATGTCCTACAACAACTATGTGGATGCTGACGCCGCTTGGCGTTCGGCCCACGACTTCGACGAGCCTGCCGTCGCAATCATCAAACATGCCAACCCCTGCGGCATCGCCGTAGGTGAGGACGTCGCCGAAGCCCATCGAAAAGCACATGCCACGGACCCGGTGTCCGCGTTCGGTGGCGTGATCGCGGTGAACCGGCCCGTGTCGGGGACGGCAGCAGAGCAGATCGCGGAGGTCTTCACCGAGGTCGTGGTCGCTCCTGGCTTCGATGACGAGGCGCTGAAGACCTTGTCGCAGAAGAAGAACATCCGGTTGTTGCGTGTGGGGCCCGGCGCGGCGCCGCCCGTGGAGACCCGCCATATCTCGGGTGGATTGCTGCTGCAGCAGGTCGACCGCGTGGACGCAGCGGGCGACGATCCGGCGACCTGGACCCTTGCCGCCGGCGACGCGGCCGACGATGCGACGCTGGCCGACCTTGCATTCGCCTGGCGGGCCGTGCGGTCGGTGAAGTCCAACGCGATTCTGCTGGCGTCGGGCGGCGCTGCCGTCGGCGTCGGGATGGGACAGGTCAACCGGGTCGACTCGGCGCGGCTGGCGGTTTCCCGGGCCGGCGAGCGAGCAACCGGCTCGGTCGCGGCATCGGATGCCTTCTTTCCGTTCCCCGACGGGCTGAAGGTGCTCATCGACGGTGGTGTGCGTGCCGTCGTCCAACCAGGGGGCTCGGTGCGGGACGACGAGGTGATCGAGGCCGCGCGAGCCGCCGGCGTGACGATGTATCTGACCGGCGCGCGGCACTTCTTCCACTGA
- a CDS encoding siderophore-interacting protein: protein MTITATDADTSTSGTLTTDPDAPPWRPFRVVVAHLTRLSPAFLRITFTGDDLDQFGHDGPDQRIKLYVPRPGQSIPDFSPTDWYTQYRNSDPDVRGHIRTYTIRAVRPELRELDVDFVLHGHAGLGPVGPAASWAADARIGDELAVIGPNRVFPHDSRGHEWNPPPGARDLIIAGDETAVPAISGILETLRLAGTAARVRAFLEVPEPADVVELSAPGHSEITWLPRHRPDGTAVPHGQQLVDAVRSATFEAPAAARDDTSVVDTVDIDLEILWEVAASATSPVYAWVAGEAGAVKAIRRHLVRERGVDKGAVTFMGYWRLGRSLDE, encoded by the coding sequence ATGACGATCACCGCCACGGATGCGGACACAAGCACGTCAGGCACACTCACCACCGATCCGGACGCGCCGCCGTGGCGCCCGTTCCGCGTCGTGGTCGCGCACCTCACCCGGCTCAGCCCGGCGTTCCTCCGGATCACATTCACCGGTGACGACCTCGATCAGTTCGGTCACGACGGCCCCGATCAGCGCATCAAGCTCTATGTGCCACGGCCCGGCCAGAGCATCCCGGACTTCTCGCCTACCGACTGGTACACCCAATACCGCAACTCAGATCCCGACGTGCGCGGCCACATCCGCACGTACACGATCCGCGCAGTACGCCCCGAGCTACGTGAGCTCGACGTCGATTTCGTCTTGCACGGACACGCGGGGCTGGGTCCCGTCGGACCGGCCGCGTCGTGGGCGGCCGATGCCCGAATCGGTGACGAGCTCGCTGTGATCGGCCCCAACCGCGTTTTCCCGCATGACAGCCGTGGCCACGAATGGAACCCTCCCCCAGGCGCACGTGACCTCATCATCGCCGGAGACGAGACCGCCGTACCCGCCATCAGCGGCATCCTCGAGACCTTGCGCCTTGCCGGGACCGCCGCGCGGGTACGGGCATTCCTCGAAGTCCCTGAGCCCGCCGATGTGGTCGAGCTGTCGGCGCCCGGACACTCCGAGATCACCTGGCTGCCCCGTCACCGGCCCGACGGCACGGCTGTGCCACACGGCCAACAGCTTGTCGACGCAGTCAGATCGGCTACGTTCGAGGCTCCCGCCGCCGCGAGAGACGACACCTCTGTGGTCGACACCGTCGACATCGACCTGGAGATCCTCTGGGAGGTCGCGGCCAGCGCCACCAGCCCCGTGTACGCCTGGGTCGCGGGTGAGGCGGGAGCGGTCAAGGCTATCCGCCGGCACCTCGTACGTGAACGTGGTGTCGACAAAGGCGCGGTCACCTTCATGGGCTACTGGCGCCTCGGTCGCTCGCTGGATGAATAG
- the galT gene encoding galactose-1-phosphate uridylyltransferase — MKRTSTRLSDGRELFYFDHDDGAVRELTDPRQLPQVSTASRMRHDPLLDEWVVMASHRQSRTYLPPADLCPLCPSGDGKETEIPSSDYDVAVFENRFPSLSMGAASDETGTPLVSVQAAAGRCEVVCFSSDHAASFASFPPEQARLVLEAWADRTAELSALPGVEQVFCFENRGEEIGVTLSHPHGQIYAYPFVTPRTRRMLDVARRYSSEHGGNLFADILAEERAGERVVVTSRHWTAFVPAAARWPVEVHLYPHRQVPDIPSLTDDERDDFVAIYLDVLSRFDLLYASPLPYISAWHQAPVNTDRDVAYLHLQLFSIRRAADKLKYLAGSESAMGAFITDVLPEDVAEQLRRVR; from the coding sequence GTGAAACGTACATCGACACGGCTCTCGGACGGCCGCGAGCTCTTCTATTTCGACCACGATGACGGCGCCGTCCGGGAACTCACCGATCCGCGCCAGCTCCCACAGGTCAGCACCGCGTCCCGAATGCGCCACGATCCGCTCCTCGACGAGTGGGTGGTGATGGCGTCGCACCGGCAGAGCCGGACGTATCTGCCCCCCGCCGACCTGTGCCCGCTGTGCCCGTCCGGTGACGGCAAGGAAACCGAGATCCCGTCCAGTGACTACGACGTCGCCGTTTTCGAGAATCGCTTCCCCAGCCTGTCGATGGGGGCAGCTTCGGATGAGACCGGCACACCTTTGGTCTCGGTCCAGGCCGCGGCCGGCCGATGCGAAGTCGTCTGCTTCAGCAGCGACCACGCCGCGTCATTCGCTAGCTTCCCCCCGGAACAGGCCAGGCTTGTGCTCGAGGCGTGGGCCGACCGCACCGCCGAGCTCTCCGCACTTCCCGGCGTGGAGCAGGTCTTTTGCTTCGAGAACCGGGGCGAGGAGATCGGCGTCACCCTCTCGCATCCGCACGGCCAGATCTACGCCTACCCGTTCGTGACCCCGCGCACCAGGCGGATGCTCGACGTGGCCCGGCGGTACTCGTCCGAACACGGCGGCAACCTGTTCGCCGACATTCTCGCCGAGGAGCGTGCGGGAGAACGCGTCGTCGTCACCTCGCGGCATTGGACCGCATTCGTGCCTGCCGCCGCCCGGTGGCCCGTAGAGGTCCACCTTTACCCACATCGCCAGGTGCCGGACATCCCGTCACTCACCGACGACGAGCGCGACGATTTCGTCGCGATATACCTCGACGTGTTGAGCCGCTTCGACCTGCTCTATGCCTCACCGCTCCCCTATATCTCCGCGTGGCATCAAGCCCCCGTGAACACCGACCGAGACGTGGCCTACCTGCATCTTCAGCTTTTCTCGATCCGAAGGGCGGCCGACAAGCTGAAGTACCTTGCGGGGTCGGAGTCGGCCATGGGAGCGTTCATCACCGACGTCCTGCCCGAGGACGTGGCCGAACAGTTGCGACGAGTCCGATGA
- a CDS encoding bifunctional methylenetetrahydrofolate dehydrogenase/methenyltetrahydrofolate cyclohydrolase yields MSAKILDGKAAASTIKDELSERIAKLTAAGNTPGLGTVLVGEDPGSQWYVNGKHRDCAQVGMTSIRRDLPETVTQAELEDIIDELNADPACTGYIVQLPLPAHIDTDAILERMDPAKDADGLHPTNLGRLVLGVNTELNSPLPCTPNGIIELLSRNGISLAGQHVVVVGRGVTVGRSLPLLLTRRAVNATATLTHTGTTDLAAHLRSADVIVAAAGVPGIVTADAVKPGAVVLDVGVSRTTDPATGKSRIVGDVAPDVHDVAGWISPNPGGVGPMTRAMLLANVVESATRMHDL; encoded by the coding sequence ATGAGTGCGAAGATTCTGGACGGTAAGGCTGCGGCGTCGACGATCAAGGACGAGCTCAGCGAGCGGATAGCGAAGCTCACCGCCGCGGGGAACACACCAGGGCTCGGAACGGTGCTGGTGGGCGAAGACCCTGGCTCGCAGTGGTACGTCAACGGCAAACACCGCGACTGCGCGCAGGTGGGTATGACGTCGATCCGCCGCGATCTTCCGGAGACGGTTACGCAGGCCGAGCTCGAGGACATCATCGACGAGCTCAACGCCGACCCGGCATGCACCGGATACATCGTGCAGCTTCCGTTGCCGGCACATATCGACACCGATGCCATCTTGGAGCGTATGGACCCCGCCAAGGACGCGGACGGGCTACACCCCACGAACCTCGGCCGTCTGGTTCTCGGGGTCAACACCGAGCTCAACTCACCGCTGCCGTGTACGCCGAACGGCATCATCGAGTTGCTGTCCCGGAACGGCATCTCTCTCGCCGGGCAGCATGTCGTCGTGGTGGGCAGGGGGGTCACCGTTGGCCGCTCACTGCCGCTGCTGCTGACCCGGCGGGCGGTGAATGCCACCGCCACGCTGACCCATACGGGCACCACTGACCTGGCCGCGCACCTGCGCAGCGCCGATGTGATCGTCGCGGCAGCGGGGGTGCCCGGGATCGTGACCGCCGATGCGGTCAAGCCGGGTGCCGTCGTTCTCGACGTCGGTGTCAGCCGGACCACGGACCCGGCTACCGGGAAGTCGCGGATCGTTGGTGATGTCGCCCCCGACGTCCATGACGTCGCTGGGTGGATCTCGCCGAATCCGGGTGGTGTGGGGCCGATGACACGAGCGATGCTGTTGGCGAATGTCGTCGAGAGCGCGACCAGGATGCACGACCTCTGA
- a CDS encoding citrate/2-methylcitrate synthase, with the protein MADKSSRGLADVVAATTSVSDIDGENGRLFYCGYDIHDIAGRISFEECVYLLQRGDLPQQQDLDDFEDELNRSRQIGPTTEALLPHVVRNASPMEALRTLVSSLSADDPDAADSSVEADRRKATRLVAQLPILVARYEAERNGRPAVEPDPDLGIAGNFLWQITGQYPSDRVQELFDTCLVLHADHTMNASTFTARVIAATLSDMHSAITGAMGALRGPLHGGANEAVMNTLASIEGDVDAVDEFVRAELSAGRKLMGFGHRVYKTEDPRATHLRKMSEELSELAGDRRYYEFSRRMEQVVFDTKGLYPNVDFYAASVYHALGIPTDLFTPVFAISRMSGWTAHVIEQHEDNRLIRPASEYTGPRDRRWTDIAER; encoded by the coding sequence ATGGCCGATAAGTCTTCGCGTGGCCTGGCCGACGTCGTGGCTGCCACCACGTCGGTCTCGGACATCGACGGCGAGAATGGCCGTCTCTTCTATTGCGGCTACGACATCCATGACATCGCCGGCCGCATTTCGTTCGAAGAGTGCGTCTACCTCCTGCAACGTGGTGACCTACCGCAACAGCAGGATCTCGACGATTTCGAAGACGAACTGAACCGATCGCGCCAGATCGGGCCCACTACTGAAGCGTTGCTGCCGCACGTGGTCCGCAACGCCAGCCCGATGGAAGCCTTGCGGACCCTGGTCTCGTCCCTGTCCGCGGACGATCCCGATGCAGCCGATTCGTCGGTCGAGGCGGACCGCCGCAAGGCAACCAGGCTGGTCGCGCAACTGCCTATCCTGGTGGCTCGGTACGAGGCCGAGCGCAACGGTCGTCCAGCTGTGGAGCCGGATCCGGACCTGGGTATCGCCGGCAACTTCCTGTGGCAGATCACCGGGCAGTACCCGTCGGATCGTGTCCAGGAACTCTTCGACACATGTCTGGTGCTGCACGCCGACCACACCATGAACGCCTCGACCTTCACCGCCAGGGTGATCGCGGCGACGCTGTCGGACATGCACTCCGCCATCACCGGCGCCATGGGAGCGTTGCGCGGGCCGTTGCACGGTGGTGCCAACGAAGCCGTGATGAACACACTTGCCTCCATCGAGGGCGACGTGGACGCCGTGGACGAGTTCGTACGGGCCGAACTGTCGGCCGGCCGCAAGCTCATGGGCTTCGGGCACCGCGTCTACAAGACCGAGGATCCGCGCGCCACGCACCTGCGGAAGATGAGCGAAGAGCTCAGCGAGCTAGCGGGTGATCGCCGGTACTACGAGTTCTCGCGACGGATGGAACAGGTCGTCTTCGACACCAAGGGCCTGTATCCGAACGTCGACTTCTATGCCGCCAGCGTCTATCACGCGCTCGGTATCCCCACAGACCTCTTCACGCCGGTCTTCGCCATCTCGCGGATGAGCGGCTGGACAGCCCACGTGATCGAGCAGCACGAAGACAACCGGCTGATCCGCCCTGCCAGCGAATACACCGGTCCGCGGGATCGCCGCTGGACCGATATCGCCGAAAGGTGA
- a CDS encoding DUF3017 domain-containing protein: MNAAPPRKRSRWAAAAERRLTPASWFQAVFRQWPFLIGLGIVIGGIVVVANDHFKRGTVIIAGGVCVAAFLRLVVPSERAGLLKVRSRLLDVLTLALLGGGTLIAALIVPPPS; this comes from the coding sequence GTGAACGCGGCGCCGCCCCGTAAACGCAGCCGCTGGGCTGCGGCGGCAGAGCGACGCCTGACCCCGGCCAGCTGGTTCCAGGCCGTCTTCCGCCAATGGCCGTTCCTGATCGGGCTGGGGATCGTCATCGGTGGCATCGTGGTCGTGGCGAACGACCACTTCAAGCGCGGGACGGTGATCATTGCCGGTGGTGTGTGCGTGGCAGCGTTCCTGCGCCTGGTGGTTCCGTCGGAGCGCGCGGGGCTGCTGAAGGTGCGCTCGAGATTGCTCGACGTCCTGACGCTCGCCTTGCTCGGTGGAGGTACGCTCATTGCCGCGCTCATCGTTCCGCCCCCGAGCTGA
- a CDS encoding malate dehydrogenase, whose protein sequence is MANAPVTVTVTGAAGQIGYALLFRVASGQLLGPDTPVKLRLLEIPQAVKAAEGTAMELDDCAFPLLRGIDITDDVNQAFEGVNVGLLVGARPRTKGMERGDLLEANGGIFGPQGAAINAGAADDVRVLVVGNPANTNALIAKAHAPDVPADRFTAMTRLDHNRALSQLAAKTGVGVADITKLTIWGNHSATQYPDIFHAEVAGKNAAEVVNDEAWLADTFIPTVAKRGAAIIEARGASSAASAANAAIDHVRDWVLGTPQGDWTSAGLVSDGSYGVPEGLVSSFPVVSRGGAWEIVQGLQINDFSRQRIDASVQELVEERDAVSSLGLI, encoded by the coding sequence ATGGCTAATGCCCCTGTCACCGTCACCGTCACCGGCGCTGCCGGGCAGATCGGCTATGCGCTGCTCTTCCGGGTCGCGTCGGGGCAGTTGCTCGGCCCGGACACTCCGGTGAAGCTACGTCTGCTGGAGATTCCCCAGGCGGTCAAGGCGGCCGAAGGCACAGCTATGGAGCTCGACGACTGCGCGTTCCCGCTGCTGCGTGGAATCGACATCACCGATGACGTGAACCAGGCGTTCGAGGGCGTCAATGTCGGGTTGCTCGTCGGGGCCCGGCCACGTACCAAGGGTATGGAGCGCGGCGACCTGCTGGAGGCCAACGGCGGCATATTCGGACCGCAGGGCGCGGCCATCAACGCCGGGGCCGCGGACGACGTGCGCGTGCTCGTCGTCGGGAACCCGGCCAATACCAACGCGCTGATCGCGAAGGCCCACGCGCCCGACGTTCCGGCCGACCGGTTCACCGCGATGACCCGGCTTGATCACAACCGTGCGTTGTCCCAGCTGGCAGCCAAGACGGGCGTCGGAGTGGCCGATATCACGAAACTGACGATCTGGGGAAACCACTCGGCCACGCAGTACCCGGATATCTTCCATGCCGAGGTCGCAGGCAAGAACGCGGCCGAAGTGGTGAACGACGAGGCCTGGCTCGCCGACACCTTCATCCCGACGGTCGCCAAGCGCGGCGCGGCGATCATCGAGGCGCGCGGAGCGTCGTCCGCGGCCTCGGCGGCCAATGCGGCCATCGACCACGTGCGTGATTGGGTGCTGGGTACGCCGCAGGGTGACTGGACGTCGGCAGGTCTGGTGTCCGACGGCTCGTACGGTGTGCCGGAGGGGCTTGTTTCGTCGTTCCCGGTTGTCTCGCGAGGCGGTGCATGGGAGATCGTTCAGGGTCTGCAGATCAACGATTTCTCGAGGCAGCGAATCGATGCGTCGGTCCAGGAGCTCGTCGAGGAGCGCGATGCGGTCTCGTCGCTGGGCCTCATCTGA
- the galE gene encoding UDP-glucose 4-epimerase GalE: MKLLVTGGAGYIGSVVSAQLVAAGHHVVVLDNLSTGHADAVPGGATFVKGDINDAGDLVDSSFDAVLHFAAKSLVAESVAKPELYWWNNVVGTLRLLDAMRSHGIRRLVFSSTAATYGEPETTPIREDTPAVPINAYGQSKLAIDHAIASESVAYGLSAVSLRYFNVGGALERYGERHDPESHLIPNVLAVPAGRRSAVDVFGTDYPTRDGTAVRDYLHVEDLGRAHLLALDWTGRPDAAGVHRTYNLGTGTGYTVREVIEAARRVTGHPVPANDQARRPGDPPVLVASAERIAADLGWRAEHDLDRIVADAWAFLGGIGV; the protein is encoded by the coding sequence GTGAAGCTACTCGTGACCGGCGGTGCTGGATACATCGGCTCCGTCGTCAGCGCCCAGTTGGTAGCCGCGGGCCACCACGTCGTCGTGCTGGACAATCTGTCCACGGGACATGCCGATGCGGTGCCGGGCGGGGCTACGTTCGTCAAGGGCGACATCAACGACGCCGGCGACCTGGTGGATTCATCCTTCGACGCAGTGCTTCACTTCGCGGCCAAGTCGCTCGTAGCCGAGTCCGTCGCCAAACCCGAGCTGTATTGGTGGAACAACGTCGTCGGGACGTTGCGCCTGCTGGATGCGATGCGCTCGCACGGCATCCGCCGGCTGGTGTTCTCATCGACGGCGGCTACCTACGGCGAGCCGGAGACGACGCCCATCCGCGAAGACACACCGGCCGTGCCGATCAATGCGTATGGTCAGAGCAAGCTCGCCATCGACCACGCGATAGCCAGTGAATCCGTCGCGTATGGGCTGTCGGCCGTGAGCCTGCGCTATTTCAACGTCGGCGGCGCGCTCGAGCGCTACGGCGAGCGACACGATCCGGAGTCCCATCTGATTCCGAACGTGCTGGCCGTTCCGGCTGGCCGGCGCTCGGCGGTCGATGTCTTCGGGACCGACTATCCCACCCGCGACGGCACCGCCGTCCGCGACTATCTGCACGTGGAAGACTTGGGCCGGGCGCACCTGCTGGCGCTCGACTGGACCGGACGGCCGGACGCGGCGGGCGTACATCGCACGTACAACCTCGGCACCGGGACCGGTTACACGGTGCGCGAGGTGATCGAGGCCGCTCGGCGGGTCACCGGACACCCGGTGCCGGCCAACGACCAGGCCCGCCGGCCGGGCGACCCACCAGTCCTGGTCGCCTCAGCAGAACGGATCGCCGCCGATCTCGGCTGGCGGGCCGAACACGACCTCGACCGGATCGTGGCCGACGCCTGGGCGTTCCTGGGGGGTATAGGCGTATGA
- a CDS encoding NADP-dependent isocitrate dehydrogenase, protein MAKIKVAGPVVELDGDEMTRIIWSFIKERLIHPYLDVDLRYYDLSIQHRDATEDQVTVDAANAIKEHGVGVKCATITPDEARVEEFGLKKMWLSPNGTIRNILGGVVFREPIIISNIPRLVPGWTKPIIIGRHAHGDQYRATNFKVPGAGTVTITYTPADGSQPIEHEVVKMPEDGGVVMGMYNFNKSIEDFARASLSYGLQRGYPVYMSTKNTILKAYDGAFKDIFADVYEREFKADFEAAGLTYEHRLIDDMVAAALKWEGGYVWACKNYDGDVQSDTVAQGFGSLGLMTSVLMTPDGKTVEAEAAHGTVTRHYRQHQQGKPTSTNPIASIFAWTGGLRHRGKLDNSPEVTGFAEALEDVVVKTVESGVMTKDLALLIGKDQEWKTTEEFLAALDENLAARLAS, encoded by the coding sequence ATGGCGAAGATCAAGGTAGCCGGCCCCGTCGTTGAACTCGACGGCGACGAGATGACCCGAATCATCTGGTCATTCATCAAGGAACGGCTGATCCACCCTTACCTGGACGTCGACCTGCGCTACTACGACCTGTCCATTCAGCACCGGGATGCCACCGAGGACCAGGTCACCGTCGACGCCGCCAACGCGATCAAAGAGCACGGCGTAGGCGTGAAGTGCGCCACGATCACGCCTGACGAGGCGCGGGTCGAGGAGTTCGGCCTGAAGAAGATGTGGCTCTCGCCCAACGGCACCATCCGGAACATCCTCGGTGGTGTCGTGTTCCGGGAGCCGATCATCATCTCGAACATCCCGCGGCTGGTCCCGGGCTGGACCAAGCCGATCATCATCGGCCGTCACGCCCATGGTGACCAGTACCGCGCCACCAACTTCAAGGTCCCCGGCGCCGGCACGGTCACCATCACCTACACCCCGGCCGACGGCTCGCAGCCCATCGAGCACGAGGTCGTCAAGATGCCGGAAGACGGCGGCGTCGTGATGGGAATGTACAACTTCAACAAGTCCATCGAGGACTTCGCTCGGGCCTCGTTGTCGTACGGGCTGCAGCGCGGCTACCCGGTCTACATGTCCACGAAGAACACGATTCTCAAGGCCTACGACGGCGCCTTCAAGGACATCTTCGCCGACGTGTACGAGCGCGAGTTCAAAGCCGACTTCGAGGCCGCCGGCCTGACCTACGAGCACCGGCTGATCGACGACATGGTGGCTGCCGCGCTGAAGTGGGAGGGCGGCTACGTCTGGGCCTGCAAGAACTACGACGGGGACGTGCAGTCCGACACGGTGGCGCAGGGCTTCGGCTCGCTGGGCCTGATGACCTCGGTGCTGATGACCCCGGACGGCAAGACGGTCGAGGCGGAGGCCGCACACGGTACGGTCACCCGGCACTACCGTCAGCACCAGCAGGGTAAGCCGACCTCGACCAACCCGATCGCCTCGATCTTCGCGTGGACCGGCGGACTCCGGCACCGGGGCAAGCTCGACAACTCGCCAGAGGTCACCGGCTTCGCCGAGGCTCTCGAAGACGTCGTCGTCAAGACCGTCGAGTCCGGTGTCATGACGAAGGACCTAGCGCTGCTGATCGGCAAGGACCAGGAGTGGAAGACCACTGAGGAGTTTCTGGCCGCACTCGACGAGAACCTCGCCGCCCGGTTGGCCTCTTAG